The sequence TCGATTTAGCCGGCCATATCTGAACGGCAGTGAGATCGACTTTGGAAATAACAAGAACAGGACATTCTTGCTCTCCGGACAAGCGGGCAAGACGCTTCTTGCGTCCATAGAGCGCCAGATTCGGTCGAGGACGAGCGAGTGGAGGTCATTGCCGGATTTGCCGAGCGACTCCACCCAGGTTGAATCTGTGCTAATATCGGCGATTCAGGCTAATGGCGATGCGGCTGACAGCTTGCGGAAGACTGATAGAGTGTCGGTGCGGCGGGCCGGTATTGCTCTTCAATTGCGGGACGTGGAAGCATACAATCGTGCTCTTCCGCCTGAGCGCTGGTCGGCAAAGCGCTATGGCTTTCTGGACGCATTCATTCGCCATGTATTAATCCTTCCGACGTTCTTTGACTTTTTCAGCTATTTGCCTCGGGTAATTGAGCTTGCAGTGAGCTGCGGCGATTTCGAACACGTCCTACGCATTCTTGACGCGCTCGAGAAGGTATTGGCTGATCTGGACGACTGTAGTATCGCCATTAAGGCTTCATATGCCATTTCCAATGATCAACCGCGTGACTTGGTGATCGATGTTTTTCGCCAGCAACTTCAAAGCCAGGTCACACAGGGAATAGAAGGCGCATTCCCATTCCAGCTCACGCGGGCGCAGCGAAAGACCTGGCGGGAGAGGTTCCGCGGCGAACATAGCCTCTTCGCAAGGCACGAGATCAAGGACCTTCAACAGTCCCATAGGGAGTACATCAAGCGCGACATTGCATATCGTCCGCTTAAGCAGCTGCTATTTCCAAAAGAACTAACGGGGATCGCTACGCCGCCGCTAAGTAGAAAGGCTCTTTCACGACTGCCAATGGAGTTGGCAGTGGAACTTCTCCCCGAGTCGGTAACCAACGGAGTAGCTACGCTCGCCGAAATGGCGAATATCCGTCAGCCAGGGCATTTACCTGAAGGTATTCTGTTTCCCACGCGCCCACCGAGCATTCAGGATCTGTACATTCTCCACAAGAAGCCCTTTTCAAAACGGGGCGTAAGCGACATTGAGTCGTGTCTTCTTGCTTTACGCGGATTCAAGCCGGAGGGCCGGCTACCATGCATGTCCGGTCCCGACGAGAATTCGGCTATTGTTATCCCGTTGGGTGACGTGCCTCGTCACAAGGTCCGAATCGCCGTTTCGAGCTGGAAGACTGACCTTTCGAGTTGGGTGGCGGCAATCACGGGCGATTCCGACCCCGACGACTCGCGGATCGACCGCTTATATGGACTTATCCACTCAGTGATTGGGTGCCGCAGTACGCCTGACTATCTTCTGTTGCCCGAACTTTCTCTGCCGCCGCAATGGTTTCTCGCCGTCGCCGGCAAGCTGCGGGGGAAGGGAATATCTCTGATCTGCGGAGTTGAATACCTGCACGCGGGGACCAATCTCGTGCGTAACCAAGTGTGGGCCGCGCTCACGCATGATGCTCTGGGGTTTCCGACTACGATGGTGTATCAGCAGGATAAACAGCGGCCAGCTCAACAAGAAGAAGTGAAGCTGAAGCAGATTGGAGGGCGGGCTCTAAAGCCGTTGGTACCGTGGGATACGCCACCGATCATAAATCACGGGGAGTTTCAATTTTCTCTGCTTATTTGTAGTGAGCTCACGAACATTAAGCACCGAGCGTCGCTGCGCGGAAAAGTCGATGCACTCTTCGTTCCGGAATGGAACAGAGACACAGAGAGCTTCCGCGCGCTTGTCCAGTCGGCAGCGCTTGATGTGCACGCGTATATAGTGCAATGCAACGATCGGCAGTACGGGGACAGCCGAATTCGGGTGCCACACAAGAACGAGTGGGAGCGTGATGCCATTCGCGTTAAAGGTGGCCTTGACGATTACTATGTTGTCGGTGAAATCGACATTGCGGCCCTCCGGCGCTTTCAAAGTAGTCACCGATCTTCGGATGGCCCATTCAAGCCGGTTCCTGACGGATTTGAGATTAGTGACAGGCGAAGGATGCTGCCGGAGGCGTAGATCGAAGTTCAGAATCGTCCGATAGGAAGCAAATGGCGGGTAGAGAGTTATGCGCATTTCCTTCGGTCGCGGGGCGGCATGACTTACAAACACAACCACCCTAGGGCGGCGCCGGGCATGGTGTTTTCCAAATGGCGAGGGATCCAGTCAAAAGGCGGTATTCAATGAATCGAAATAGAGTCGATAAAGCATGAACACGTCCCAGCTTAGCAAGTACGCACCCGCCGCCCGCAGAGCGTTCATTGCCGCGGTCACGGCTCAAGCGACCCGTCTGGGTATCACCGCCAAGGACATCGCCCCTGCCAAGGTCCAGGGCGATGTACTGATGGTCGGCGGCCAGGCCTTCCCCAAGGCAATAGCGGAGCCCAGGGCCAGACTGGTCGATCGGGTTAAGGCTGGAGGCCTCGCTTCGATCATGGGGGCGGCCGCCTACACCTGGTTCAATCGCTTCGTCGCAATCCGCTACATGGAACTGCACGGGTACCTGGAGCACGGGTTCCGCGTCCTGAGCCATCCGGAGGGCGCCAGCCGTCCCGAGATCCTCGATCACGCGACCGACCTTGACTTGGCGGGCCTGGACCGGGCCAAGGCCATCGAGCTGAAGCTTGATGGGACCAAGGACGAAGAACTGTACCGGCTGCTGCTGAAGGCTCAGTGCAACGCACTACACCAGGCGATGCCCTTCCTGTTTGAGCCCGTGGGGGCAGATGACGAACTGCTCTTGCCCGCAAATCTGCTCCACACCGACTCGCTGATCCGCCAGCTGGTCGAGCAGGTTGATGAGGCCCTGTGGCAAGAGATCGAGATCATCGGCTGGCTCTACCAGTTCTACATCTCGGAAAAGAAGGACCAGGTCATCGGCAAGGTGGTGAAGTCGGAAGACATTCCGGCGGCGACCCAGCTCTTCACGCCCAACTGGATCGTGAAGTACATGGTCCAGAACTCGCTGGGGGCGCAGTGGCTGGCGACCTATCCCCAGTCGCCGCTCAAAGGGCAGATGGAGTACTACATCGAGCCCGCCGAGCAGACCGACGAGGTCAAGGCGCAGCTCGCGGCCATCACGCCCAGCCAGCTCAATCCCGAAGAGCTGACGCTCATCGACCCGGCCTGTGGTTCCGGGCACATCCTGGTGGAGGCCTATGAGCTCTTCAAGGCCATCTACCTGGAGCGCGGCTATCGACAAAGAGACGTCCCGCAGCTGATTCTCGAGAAGAATCTCTTCGGCCTCGAGATCTGTCCCCGGGCGACGCAGCTGACGGGCTTCGCGCTGATGATGAAGGCGCGGGCGGATGACCGGCGGCTGTTTGAGCGGGGGGTGAAGCTCAATGTGATCGCGCTGGTGAATAGCGCGGGGTTCGATGCGGAGGGGTTGGCGAAGGAGGTGGAGCTCTCGGACTACGGGCTGAAACCGGGGGACATCACGGAGCTGAAGCGGCTGTTCGAGCACGCAACGACGTTTGGGTCGTTGATTCAGGTGCCGGAGGGGTTGGCGGAGAAGCTGCCGGCACTGAAGCAACTGAGCGAGGCGAGCAGCCAAGACCTCTTTGTGTCGGAGGCACTCAATCGCTTGGGGCCACTCGTGCGACAGGCCGAGTTGCTGGCGACGCAGTACGACGAGGTGGTGGCGAATCCACCGTATATGGGTAGCAGGAACATGAATCCAGCTGCGAGAGAATATGTAAGCATATTTTTCCAGATGCAAGAGTGATCTCTTTGCTTGTTTCATAGAACGTGGCTTCTCGATGGCCAAACATGGTGGCCAAAATGCGATGGTTACGATGCAGAGCTGGATGTTTCTCACTTCGTTGGAAAAAATGCGGATTCGTATACTGAGCAAGAAGACCATCACCGGCATGGCCCATATGGGAAGCGGCGTCATGGGCATAGCATTTGGAGTTGCTGCCACCGTCTTCCGGAATATCAATGCGCCTGACTATGTGGCTACGTACTCATACACAACAATCGATGACCTGGATTCCAAACAGACGCCATCAGAGTTTCCTGCGCGTAGCGATCGCTTCACGAGGATAGCGCAGCGTGAGTTCAAAATGATTCCGGGCAGCCCGGTTGCCTATTGGGTCAGTGACTCATTCCGAGGAGTATTCGATAATCCGTCCGTCGAATCGCTTACTATCTCCGATGGACAAAATAAGACCGGCGACAACGACAAATTTGTTCGTTTGTGGTGGGAGATCCGTGCAACGGATATTGGAAGGGAACGAAAGTGGCTGCCCTATTCAAAAGGAGGGTCGTTTAGAAAGTGGTTCGGAAACATTGATTGTGTGGTTGATTGGTCCGCAGATGCCCGCGCTCATTACCGCAAGAGTAGCCGATGCCGAATTGTTCCAGAGTACTTGTTCTATCGGCTCGGCGTAACATGGAGCAGGATCACATCTTCACGTCCCAGCTTTAGGGTACTACCCGAAGATGCCACTTTTGACATGGTGGGATCTTCAGTTTTCATTATTGACGACTCCAACCTAAATCTCCTCCTTGGCATACTGAATTGCAAAGCCGTTTGTGCTTTGTTTAGTATTGTCAACCCCACGCTGGACCTCCAAGTAAAGAACGTGCGAGACATTCCAGTGCCGCGCGGTGTGAATTCCATCGTTGCTGGCGAACGAGTGGCTCAGTTAACGAGCATAGCCAGCTGCGACTGGGACGCATGCGA is a genomic window of bacterium containing:
- a CDS encoding Reverse transcriptase gives rise to the protein MPVAFHVFATLWIQKVGHRFEQKLSTAARGNRLRRSATDQPNALSLGSCTPYLHPYCKWRDDGISAIRDALDKDKAVIAITADAISFYHRIDPRFMLHEEFFERLDIELNGEERRLHNLFVESLLEWAEATPLRRGLPVGLVASAVIANVALFELDAIIERQIVPLYYGRYVDDIILVLENSSGFSKTSEIWNWLIRRSDGALSIQENEKHSFIRFSRPYLNGSEIDFGNNKNRTFLLSGQAGKTLLASIERQIRSRTSEWRSLPDLPSDSTQVESVLISAIQANGDAADSLRKTDRVSVRRAGIALQLRDVEAYNRALPPERWSAKRYGFLDAFIRHVLILPTFFDFFSYLPRVIELAVSCGDFEHVLRILDALEKVLADLDDCSIAIKASYAISNDQPRDLVIDVFRQQLQSQVTQGIEGAFPFQLTRAQRKTWRERFRGEHSLFARHEIKDLQQSHREYIKRDIAYRPLKQLLFPKELTGIATPPLSRKALSRLPMELAVELLPESVTNGVATLAEMANIRQPGHLPEGILFPTRPPSIQDLYILHKKPFSKRGVSDIESCLLALRGFKPEGRLPCMSGPDENSAIVIPLGDVPRHKVRIAVSSWKTDLSSWVAAITGDSDPDDSRIDRLYGLIHSVIGCRSTPDYLLLPELSLPPQWFLAVAGKLRGKGISLICGVEYLHAGTNLVRNQVWAALTHDALGFPTTMVYQQDKQRPAQQEEVKLKQIGGRALKPLVPWDTPPIINHGEFQFSLLICSELTNIKHRASLRGKVDALFVPEWNRDTESFRALVQSAALDVHAYIVQCNDRQYGDSRIRVPHKNEWERDAIRVKGGLDDYYVVGEIDIAALRRFQSSHRSSDGPFKPVPDGFEISDRRRMLPEA